A window of Hevea brasiliensis isolate MT/VB/25A 57/8 chromosome 14, ASM3005281v1, whole genome shotgun sequence contains these coding sequences:
- the LOC131172678 gene encoding putative disease resistance RPP13-like protein 1 gives MGGVDKTTLARLVYNDEASRQQFNLKAWSCDLKELNQLQLQLHQQLAGKQFLIVLDDIWNNNYDDWNPLCSPLVYGAPGSRVIATTRDVSIAPMIRSVGVADPNLEVIREKVINKCDGLPLAARTLGGLLRSKLRRTAKYGIYKDYVFQKKQLVLIWMAEGLIKQRDNLHLGDVGEEYFQDLFFRSLFQSSINGGFIMHDLVNDLAQLVSGGNVSDWRIYQCYYIISKLPNSISDLKHLRYLDLCHTNIITLPETTTSLCNLQTMLLKGCDYLKKLPSEMQNLINLHHLDMEGIQLDEGMPLGIEELKSVHTLYNFIVGKGNEDRITALMNLKFLQGALHISWLESVTNVSNVTGARAILMDKERIDNVVMQWIYGESRDRVILEMMKPHGNFKELTKMGYGGTEFPSWAGDPLFHNLVGIELTNCDKCTTLPQLGLLSSLEDLVIQGFSNVMNVNRGFYGESRSNSNPFLALETVTMSLKLIAFFFC, from the exons ATGGGTGGGGTGGATAAAACAACACTCGCCCGGCTTGTCTACAATGATGAGGCATCACGACAACAATTTAATCTAAAAGCATGG TCTTGTGATCTAAAGGAGCTTAATCAACTTCAACTCCAACTGCATCAGCAATTAGCAGGAAAGCAGTTTTTGATTGTTTTAGATGATATCTGGAACAATAACTATGATGATTGGAACCCCTTGTGTTCTCCACTTGTGTATGGAGCTCCAGGAAGTAGAGTGATTGCAACAACAAGAGATGTATCTATTGCACCGATGAT CCGAAGTGTTGGAGTTGCAGATCCAAATTTGGAAGTCATTCGGGAAAAGGTCATAAACAAGTGTGATGGCTTGCCTTTGGCTGCAAGAACTTTGGGTGGCCTTCTACGCTCAAAACTGAGGAGGACAGCAAAATATGGAATTTACAAG GATTATGTATTTCAAAAGAAGCAACTAGTCCTTATATGGATGGCAGAAGGTTTAATTAAGCAACGAGACAATCTGCATTTGGGGGATGTAGGTGAAGAGTATTTTCAAGATCTATTTTTCAGATCACTTTTTCAATCCTCAATCAATGGTGGATTCATAATGCATGACCTTGTGAATGATCTAGCACAATTGGTCTCTGGAGGGAATGTTTCAGATTGGAGGATTTATCAATG TTATTACATAATCTCTAAGCTACCAAATTCAATAAGTGACTTGAAGCATCTAAGGTATCTTGACCTTTGTCACACCAACATTATAACTTTACCTGAGACAACAACCTCTCTATGCAACTTACAGACTATGCTACTAAAAGGATGTGATTACCTCAAGAAATTGCCTTCAGAAATGCAAAATCTGATTAACCTGCATCATCTTGATATGGAAGGCATACAATTAGATGAAGGGATGCCATTGGGAATAGAAGAATTGAAAAGTGTTCATACATTGTATAATTTTATTGTAGGGAAAGGTAATGAAGACAGGATAACAGCTTTGatgaatttaaaatttcttcaAGGGGCACTCCACATTTCATGGTTGGAGAGTGTGACTAATGTGTCGAATGTTACAGGAGCGAGAGCCATCTTAATGGACAAGGAGAGAATAGACAATGTGGTGATGCAATGGATATATGGTGAAAGTCGTGATAGAGTTATACTGGAGATGATGAAACCTCATGGAAATTTTAAAGAGCTTACTAAAATGGGTTATGGTGGTACTGAATTTCCATCATGGGCGGGGGATCCTTTATTTCATAATCTAGTAGGCATAGAGTTGACGAATTGTGATAAATGCACCACCTTGCCTCAACTTGGGCTGCTATCCTCTCTCGAGGACTTGGTTATCCAAGGGTTTTCTAATGTAATGAATGTTAATCGTGGGTTTTATGGGGAGAGCAGGAGCAACTCAAATCCTTTTTTAGCTCTTGAGACAGTTACTATGTCTCTAAAGCtgattgcattttttttttgttaa
- the LOC110670651 gene encoding putative disease resistance protein At3g14460: protein MLTNLHHISIVHCPSIVSFPQGGLPTVHLKSLRVEDCEKLEALPDNMYNLTSLQEFTIKKCPSAASFPQGGLPTVHLKKLIVESCDKLAALPDNIHNLMSLPELTIKNCPGIASFPEEGFPTNLTSLCIHKVEIYTPLFNWGLHRLTSLQNLSIAGRCPGVVSFPQDEIDMKLPTSLTSLTIEGLQDLIYLSNKGFRSLTSHEYLRIERCPKLAYFPKNGLPPSLLQLHIHQCPVLQQRCQKGKGQRWPELACIPEVIFNCYKV from the exons ATGCTCACCAATCTCCACCACATTTCAATAGTTCACTGTCCAAGTATTGTTTCTTTCCCGCAAGGAGGGTTGCCTACAGTTCATTTGAAAAGCCTTAGAGTTGAGGACTGCGAGAAACTCGAGGCCCTTCCTGATAACATGTACAATCTCACATCTCTTCAAGAATTCACTATAAAGAAATGTCCAAGTGCTGCTTCTTTCCCTCAGGGAGGGTTGCCCACCGTCCATCTGAAAAAACTTATAGTTGAATCCTGTGACAAACTTGCGGCCCTTCCTGATAACATTCACAATCTCATGTCTCTCCCAGAATTGACTATAAAGAATTGCCCAGGCATTGCATCCTTTCCAGAAGAAGGCTTCCCCACCAACTTGACATCACTTTGTATTCATAAGGTCGAGATCTATACCCCTCTGTTTAATTGGGGTTTGCACAGGCTCacttctctccagaacctcagtATTGCAGGCAGATGTCCTGGTGTGGTGTCCTTTCCACAGGATGAGATAGATATGAAGTTGCCTACCTCTCTTACCAGCCTTACCATTGAAGGATTGCAAGACCTGATATACCTTTCTAACAAAGGTTTCCGAAGCCTCACGTCACATGAATATTTGAGGATTGAGAGATGCCCTAAGCTTGCCTACTTTCCAAAGAATGGCCTGCCTCCCTCTCTTCTGCAATTGCATATCCACCAGTGCCCTGTGCTTCAACAAAGGTGCCAGAAGGGTAAAGGGCAGCGCTGGCCAGAATTAGCCTGCATTCCAGAAGTGATATTCAATTGTTATAAAG TTTAG
- the LOC131173176 gene encoding disease resistance protein RUN1-like: MVVMYPIIGTVGQGTRLESIAERLDNNTSLESIEIRYLQNLNSLPENLHMLSNLHHIWICQCPHLISFPQGGLAIIHLKSVTVEDCEKLETLPDNVRNLTSLQTLIIINCASFVSFPQGGLPINLETLEVESCEKLEALPNNMHYLTSLQELTMKNRPGIISFPEEGFPTNLTSLCIIKNVEICTALFNWGLHGLTSLKKLGITGRCPGVVSFPQDEIDMNLPTCLTSLTVSKDSKI; this comes from the coding sequence ATGGTTGTCATGTATCCCATAATTGGTACAGTGGGACAAGGTACAAGGTTAGAGTCAATAGCTGAAAGGTTGGACAACAACACATCTCTTGAATCTATTGAAATCAGGTATCTTCAAAATCTTAATTCTTTACCAGAGAACTTGCATATGCTCTCCAATCTCCACCATATTTGGATATGTCAATGTCCACATCTCATTTCTTTCCCTCAAGGAGGATTGGCCATCATCCATCTGAAAAGTGTTACAGTTGAAGACTGCGAGAAACTCGAGACCCTTCCTGATAACGTGCGCAATCTCACATCTCTTCAAACATTGATTATAATTAATTGCGCAAGTTTTGTTTCTTTCCCTCAGGGAGGGTTGCCCATCAATCTAGAAACACTTGAAGTTGAATCATGTGAGAAACTCGAGGCCCTTCCTAATAACATGCACTATCTCACATCCCTTCAAGAATTGACAATGAAGAATCGCCCAGGCATTATATCCTTTCCAGAAGAAGGTTTCCCCACCAACCTGACTTCACTTTGTATTATTAAAAACGTCGAGATCTGCACTGCTCTGTTTAATTGGGGTTTGCACGGGCTCACCTCTCTCAAGAAGCTCGGTATTACTGGCAGATGTCCTGGTGTGGTGTCCTTTCCACAGGATGAGATAGATATGAATTTGCCTACCTGTCTCACCAGCCTTACAGTCTCGAAGGATTCGAAGATCTGA
- the LOC131172677 gene encoding putative disease resistance RPP13-like protein 1 — MGGVGKTTLARLVYNDELSQQNFHLKAWVCVSDEFDILRITKSILESITLQSCDLKELNQVQLQLHQWLAGKKFLIVLDDIWNNNFDDWNTLCSPLVYGAPGSTVIVTTRDMSIARMMKTIQSYNLNCISNEDCWSLFLDHAFHSRSVPVADPNLQVIREKVINKCCGLPLAARTLGGLLRSKPREDWENVMNSKIWYLQGDNNDILPVLRLSYYHLPSHLKRCFAYCAIFPKDYVFGKKQLALLWMAEGLIEQRDDQLMEDVGEEYFQDLCSRSLFQASSTSGFVMHDLVNDLARVVAGNTYFRLEDEFTARMQEKARHSSYIPAIFDRCERFEPFKKIKHMRTFLPLSLSYRKCYLANCIPSYLLSKLPCLRVLSFNHYNITELPDSIGDLKHLRHLDLSYTPIRTLPETTTSLCNLQTMLLKRCECLKKLPSKIQNLINLRHLDMRHTFVEGMPLGIEELKSVCTLSDFVVGKGNKVSITALMNLKFLQGALRISSLENLTNASNVVGAILTDKERIDKVVMKWGFRNTRNASHDRVVLEKMKPHGNLKELTVRGYGGTEFPSWVGDPLFCNLVHLKLWNCTKCTTLPQLGLLCSLKDLFIKGLPNVKAVGREFYGESMSNSNPFPALETLHFYWMSEWEEWNFCGYEFSHLRELSIVRCLKLFGKLPSHLPSLQKLEIRQCTQLVVSFQSLPVIYHLVIYGCRKVNLGGGLSSANLMIIRDVESFLFPLNEFFQNLRKVQKLTVVGSYVSDYDYPHPSLPHWVLFENEEFSQKGIAENEELLRKGVVDCEIKILELRGCKSLEKLQPWLHSFKSLRKLYIECCPKLISLPDAVIYSSLCLKELKIFSCESLISIGRHQLPPTLERLEISRCHKLQRLLDVGEACSSSRVTDEGSISCNTNSPNLQHLKIVEE, encoded by the exons ATGGGTGGGGTGGGTAAAACAACACTTGCCCGGCTTGTCTACAATGACGAGTTATCACAACAAAATTTTCATCTAAAAGCGTGGGTTTGTGTGTCTGATGAGTTTGACATTTTGAGAATAACAAAGAGCATTCTTGAGTCAATCACTTTGCAGTCTTGTGATCTAAAGGAGCTCAATCAAGTTCAACTCCAACTGCATCAGTGGCTAGCAGGAAAGAAGTTCTTGATTGTTTTGGATGATATCTGGAACAATAATTTTGATGATTGGAACACTCTGTGTTCTCCACTTGTGTATGGAGCTCCAGGAAGTACAGTGATTGTGACAACACGTGATATGTCTATTGCACGAATGATGAAAACAATTCAATCTTACAATTTGAATTGTATTTCAAATGAAGATTGCTGGTCATTGTTTCTTGACCATGCTTTTCATAGCCGAAGTGTTCCAGTTGCTGATCCAAATTTGCAAGTCATTCGCGAAAAAGTTATAAACAAGTGTTGTGGCTTGCCTTTGGCAGCAAGGACTTTGGGTGGCCTTCTACGCTCAAAACCAAGGGAGGATTGGGAAAATGTAATGAATAGCAAAATCTGGTATTTGCAAGGTGACAACAATGACATTCTTCCTGTGTTAAGATTAAGTTACTATCACCTCCCTTCACATTTAAAGAGATGTTTCGCTTATTGTGCAATATTTCCCAAGGATTATGTGTTTGGAAAGAAGCAACTAGCGCTTCTATGGATGGCAGAAGGTTTAATTGAGCAACGAGATGATCAGCTTATGGAGGATGTGGGTGAAGAGTATTTTCAAGACCTATGTTCTAGATCACTTTTTCAAGCTTCAAGCACTAGTGGATTTGTAATGCATGACCTCGTGAATGATCTAGCTCGAGTGGTTGCTGGAAATACTTATTTTAGATTGGAGGATGAATTTACTGCAAGAATGCAAGAAAAAGCTCGCCACTCTTCTTACATTCCTGCCATCTTTGATCGCTGTGAAAGATTTGAGCCGTTTAAAAAGATCAAGCATATGCGAACTTTTCTACCCTTATCGCTAAGCTATCGAAAGTGCTACTTAGCAAATTGCATTCCTTCTTATTTGTTATCAAAGTTGCCATGCTTAAGGGTTCTGTCCTTCAATCATTATAATATCACAGAGCTGCCAGATTCAATAGGTGACTTGAAGCATCTTAGGCATCTTGACCTTTCATACACCCCTATTAGAACATTACCTGAGACGACAACCTCTCTTTGCAACTTACAAACTATGCTACTGAAAAGATGCGAGTGTCTCAAGAAATTGCCTTCAAAAATACAGAATCTGATCAACCTGCGACATCTTGATATGCGACACACATTTGTTGAAGGGATGCCATTGGGAATAGAAGAATTGAAAAGTGTTTGTACATTGTCTGATTTTGTTGTAGGGAAAGGTAATAAAGTCAGTATAACAGCTTTGatgaatttaaaatttcttcaAGGGGCACTCCGCATTTCAAGTTTGGAGAATCTGACTAATGCTTCAAATGTAGTGGGAGCCATCTTAACGGACAAGGAGAGAATAGACAAGGTGGTGATGAAATGGGGATTTCGAAATACACGAAATGCAAGTCATGATAGAGTTGTACTAGAGAAGATGAAACCACATGGAAATTTGAAAGAACTCACTGTAAGGGGTTATGGTGGTACCGAATTCCCATCATGGGTTGGGGATCCTTTATTTTGTAATCTGGTGCACCTAAAGTTGTGGAATTGCACAAAATGCACAACCTTGCCTCAACTTGGGCTGCTTTGCTCTCTCAAGGACTTGTTTATCAAAGGGCTTCCCAATGTAAAAGCAGTTGGTCGTGAGTTTTATGGGGAGAGTATGAGTAACTCAAATCCTTTTCCAGCTCTTGAGACTCTGCACTTCTACTGGATGAGTGAATGGGAAGAGTGGAATTTTTGTGGATATGAATTCTCTCATCTACGTGAGCTTTCCATTGTTAGGTGTCTCAAACTGTTCGGAAAATTACCCAGCCATTTGCCTTCATTGCAAAAGCTTGAGATTAGACAATGTACGCAATTGGTGGTTTCATTTCAAAGCCTTCCGGTGATATATCACTTGGTAATCTATGGTTGCAGAAAGGTTAATTTGGGTGGAGGCTTAAGCTCGGCAAACCTCATGATAATTCGTGATGTAGAATCATTTTTATTTCCACTGAATGAGTTTTTTCAAAACCTAAGAAAGGTACAAAAGTTGACTGTTGTTGGTTCTTATGTTTCAGATTACGATTACCCACATCCCTCTCTTCCACATTGGGTGCTATTTGAAAATGAAGAGTTTTCGCAAAAGGGCATCGCTGAAAATGAAGAGTTGTTGCGAAAGGGCGTTGTTGAttgtgaaattaaaattttggaattaAGAGGTTGTAAAAGCCTTGAGAAACTACAGCCATGGCTTCACAGCTTTAAGTCTCTGAGAAAGCTATATATTGAATGCTGCCCAAAACTTATTTCTTTGCCGGATGCAGTGATTTACAGCAGTTTGTGTCTTAAGGAGTTGAAAATTTTTAGTTGTGAATCTCTGATTTCTATTGGAAGACACCAGCTACCTCCAACTCTAGAAAGGCTAGAGATAAGTCGTTGCCACAAGTTGCAGAGGCTGCTGGATGTGGGAGAGGCTTGTTCATCTTCTAGGGTTACAGATGAGGGAAGTATCAGCTGCAACACTAACTCTCCTAATCTTCAGCATTTGAAAATTG TGGAAGAGTAG